The following proteins are encoded in a genomic region of Herminiimonas arsenicoxydans:
- a CDS encoding Conserved hypothetical protein, putative permease of the drug/metabolite transporter (DMT) superfamily (Evidence 4 : Homologs of previously reported genes of unknown function), which produces MSSFKNTAASWLATMPLVPFFFVLIWSTGFIVAKFGLPYAPPLTFLLLRFLGVLVVLLPLVLLLRAPWPLGSMRHIAVAGILVQAGYLAGVWCAIKLGMPAGLSALIVGMQPVLTAFAAPLIGEKVRGRQWIGLVCGLCGVALVVANKITLTGLSWQSIALCMMALLSITIGTMYQKRYCPHFDLRTGTIIQFAASSVVVLPLAIWLEDFSPALQTVQWTPNFIIALLWAILALSIGSIFLLFTLIRKSAATQVTSLLYLTPPTTALMAWVAFGEVFSLIGAAGMLLAVIGVVFVVKK; this is translated from the coding sequence ATGAGTTCTTTCAAAAACACCGCCGCTTCCTGGCTGGCCACCATGCCTTTGGTGCCTTTTTTCTTCGTGCTGATCTGGAGCACGGGCTTTATCGTCGCAAAATTCGGTTTGCCGTATGCACCGCCATTGACGTTTCTATTGTTGCGCTTCCTCGGTGTACTGGTTGTCCTGTTGCCGCTGGTCTTGCTGCTGCGTGCACCGTGGCCCTTGGGCAGCATGCGTCATATCGCGGTGGCGGGAATATTGGTGCAGGCCGGTTATCTGGCGGGTGTGTGGTGCGCCATCAAATTGGGAATGCCGGCCGGTTTGTCGGCCCTGATCGTCGGTATGCAGCCAGTGCTGACGGCATTTGCCGCTCCTCTGATAGGTGAAAAAGTGCGCGGGCGGCAATGGATAGGCCTGGTGTGTGGTCTATGCGGCGTGGCCTTGGTGGTGGCCAATAAAATCACATTAACCGGCTTGAGCTGGCAAAGCATAGCCTTGTGCATGATGGCTTTGCTGTCGATTACGATAGGCACGATGTATCAAAAACGCTATTGCCCGCATTTTGATTTACGTACCGGAACTATCATCCAGTTTGCTGCATCCAGCGTTGTCGTGTTGCCGCTGGCAATCTGGCTGGAAGATTTTTCGCCTGCATTGCAGACAGTGCAATGGACGCCCAATTTCATAATCGCCTTGCTGTGGGCAATCCTGGCCTTGTCGATAGGTTCGATCTTTTTACTTTTCACATTGATACGCAAGAGCGCTGCCACGCAAGTCACGAGCCTGCTCTATCTGACGCCGCCGACAACAGCCTTGATGGCGTGGGTGGCGTTCGGTGAGGTTTTCAGTCTGATCGGGGCAGCCGGCATGCTGCTTGCCGTAATAGGCGTTGTATTCGTGGTCAAAAAATAG
- the pbgP gene encoding D-alanyl-D-alanine endopeptidase precursor (DD-endopeptidase) (Penicillin-binding protein 5) (PBP-5) (Evidence 2b : Function of strongly homologous gene; Product type e : enzyme) — MNSDEKLVKKVVTVNGKKRVIYQRVAQPVIPTVPPVMTAGDIAGLSMTRDALALASSVALVIDQSTSEVLFEKNANVTLPIASITKLMTGLVVVEAQQDMNEMLEVTAEDIDREKNSSSRLRVGSQLSRANMLHIALMSSENRAASALGRHYPGGLRAFVATMNAKAKSLGMRGTHYVDSTGLSSNNVASARDLAKLVVEAYNHPILRQYSTDSKYVVEPGGRALQYANSNRLVTNPDWEIGIQKTGYISEAGRCLVMQTNIKERPIVMIFLDSKGKFSRLGDAARIRKWLETMEPQNVARSNRRIEG, encoded by the coding sequence TTGAATTCGGATGAGAAGCTTGTCAAAAAAGTGGTGACGGTCAATGGCAAGAAGCGGGTTATTTACCAACGTGTTGCGCAGCCGGTGATTCCAACGGTGCCGCCTGTCATGACAGCCGGCGATATAGCCGGTTTAAGCATGACGCGTGATGCATTGGCGCTGGCATCCAGCGTGGCGCTGGTAATAGATCAATCCACTTCCGAAGTTTTGTTCGAGAAAAATGCAAATGTCACGCTGCCGATCGCTTCGATTACCAAACTGATGACCGGTCTGGTAGTGGTGGAAGCGCAGCAGGACATGAATGAAATGCTGGAAGTGACCGCAGAAGATATCGATCGCGAGAAAAACAGTTCATCCCGCCTGCGTGTGGGCTCGCAGCTATCGCGTGCCAACATGCTGCATATTGCGTTGATGAGTTCGGAAAACCGCGCTGCCTCGGCGTTGGGCCGTCACTATCCGGGTGGCCTGCGTGCCTTTGTCGCCACGATGAACGCCAAGGCAAAATCGCTGGGCATGAGAGGTACGCACTATGTGGATTCGACCGGCTTGTCGAGCAACAATGTAGCAAGCGCGCGCGATCTTGCGAAGTTGGTCGTAGAGGCATACAACCATCCGATTCTTCGCCAGTACTCAACTGACTCAAAATATGTAGTGGAACCGGGCGGACGCGCACTGCAATATGCGAATTCGAATCGTCTGGTTACCAATCCTGATTGGGAAATCGGCATCCAGAAAACCGGCTATATTTCCGAAGCAGGCCGCTGCCTGGTGATGCAGACGAATATCAAGGAACGGCCTATCGTCATGATCTTCCTCGACTCCAAGGGCAAGTTTTCGCGTCTGGGTGATGCGGCGCGGATACGTAAATGGCTGGAAACGATGGAACCGCAGAACGTTGCGCGCAGCAACCGCAGGATAGAGGGTTGA
- a CDS encoding putative transcriptional regulator (IclR family) (Evidence 3 : Function proposed based on presence of conserved amino acid motif, structural feature or limited homology; Product type pr : putative regulator): protein MVSLLDALATYPDPVSLKELSRVTGLHPSTAHRILNDLVLKRFVDRSEPGAYRLGMRLLELGNIVKSRLSVREAALDLMRHLHRKTNQTVNLSVRQNDEIIYIDRAFSERSGMQVVRAIGGRAPLHLTSTGKLFLSIDEPKMVQAYAIRTHLVGHNKNSITDLNRLENELSLVRAHGYARDNEELELGVRCMAAGIHDDTGKLIAGLSISAPADRLQEEWLEDLMRTAREISVALGYSGNETNAG, encoded by the coding sequence ATGGTGTCGCTACTGGATGCACTCGCAACCTATCCCGATCCGGTCAGCCTGAAAGAGCTTTCCCGCGTCACCGGCCTGCACCCGTCCACTGCGCATCGCATCCTGAACGATCTCGTCCTCAAACGTTTTGTCGACAGGTCGGAACCCGGCGCGTACCGGCTCGGCATGCGCTTGCTGGAACTGGGCAATATCGTCAAAAGCCGCTTGAGCGTGCGGGAAGCAGCACTGGATCTGATGCGTCACCTGCATCGAAAAACCAATCAAACTGTCAATTTATCGGTGCGGCAAAACGATGAAATCATCTACATCGATCGCGCCTTTTCCGAGCGTTCCGGCATGCAGGTCGTGCGCGCCATCGGCGGTCGTGCACCGCTGCACCTAACCTCGACCGGCAAACTGTTTCTATCTATAGACGAACCGAAAATGGTGCAGGCTTACGCCATCCGCACACATCTGGTCGGTCACAACAAGAATTCAATTACGGATTTGAACAGGCTGGAAAACGAATTAAGCCTGGTGCGTGCGCATGGCTATGCGCGCGACAATGAGGAACTGGAACTGGGAGTGCGCTGCATGGCAGCCGGCATTCATGACGATACCGGCAAGCTGATTGCCGGCCTGTCGATTTCCGCGCCTGCCGACCGCCTGCAGGAAGAATGGCTGGAGGATTTGATGCGCACTGCGCGCGAAATATCGGTGGCGCTCGGCTATAGCGGGAATGAAACAAACGCCGGGTAA
- the dgkA gene encoding diacylglycerol kinase (DAGK) (Diglyceride kinase) (DGK) (Evidence 2a : Function of homologous gene experimentally demonstrated in an other organism; PubMedId : 6309817, 2984194, 8071224; Product type e : enzyme) — translation MIDPEPAVSEFKSKSGLKRIFSAFGYSMAGFKSAWRSEHAFRQELFVVVIATIAALLLPVAAWEKLLLIGVFVLVLIVELINSAIEAVVDRVSLERNPLSKNAKDFGSAAVLLTLTLAAATWLVILWPLFAGK, via the coding sequence ATGATCGATCCAGAACCAGCAGTGAGCGAATTCAAAAGCAAGAGCGGCCTGAAGCGCATTTTTTCTGCCTTCGGTTATTCCATGGCAGGTTTTAAATCTGCATGGCGCAGCGAACATGCTTTTCGCCAGGAATTATTTGTCGTCGTGATTGCAACCATTGCGGCCTTGCTGCTGCCCGTGGCTGCATGGGAGAAGCTGCTGCTGATAGGCGTGTTTGTGCTGGTGCTGATTGTGGAACTGATCAACTCGGCGATAGAAGCGGTAGTGGATCGCGTTTCGCTGGAACGCAATCCATTGTCGAAGAATGCCAAGGACTTTGGCAGTGCTGCGGTGTTGCTGACACTGACGCTGGCTGCAGCAACCTGGCTGGTTATTTTATGGCCCTTGTTCGCAGGAAAATGA
- a CDS encoding Hypothetical protein (Evidence 5 : No homology to any previously reported sequences) has translation MFHPSLCVLRIKIFYRSSEDVVLHAKTVRCMSLHQCMRRVVNSPIMHAPRRIKFMHGTLK, from the coding sequence TTGTTTCATCCATCCTTATGCGTTTTACGCATAAAGATTTTTTATCGCTCGTCAGAAGATGTGGTTCTGCATGCCAAAACCGTTCGATGCATGTCTCTGCATCAGTGCATGCGCAGAGTGGTGAACAGCCCCATCATGCATGCACCTCGCCGGATAAAATTCATGCATGGAACACTGAAATAA
- the sbp gene encoding Sulfate-binding protein precursor (Sulfate starvation-induced protein 2) (SSI2) (Evidence 2a : Function of homologous gene experimentally demonstrated in an other organism; PubMedId : 91161616, 2002055, 3158524, 8774726, 9298646; Product type t : transporter), with protein MLLKKLIATAFTIALIAPAVHAAEVSLLNVSYDPTRELYQDFNKAFAKEWKTKTGDDVKAKASHGGSGKQGRAVIDGLEADVVTLALAYDIDAIAERGLLNKDWQKRLPHNSSPYTSTIVFLVRKGNPKGIKDWSDLVKPGVAVITPNPKTSGGARWNHLAAWLYALKQPGGSEATATEFVSKLYKNVPVLDSGARGSTTTFVERGIGDVLLAWENEAILAIKELGPDKVEIVAPSVSILAEPPVAVVDKVVDRRGTRKVAEAYLQYLYSTEGQEIAAQNYYRPIDEKVAKKYAGQFPKLKLYTIVDVGGWSKAQKEHFSDGGVFDKIYQPGKK; from the coding sequence ATGTTGCTCAAAAAATTGATAGCCACCGCCTTCACCATTGCACTGATTGCACCAGCAGTACATGCAGCAGAAGTCTCGTTGTTGAATGTCTCTTACGACCCAACGCGCGAGCTGTATCAGGATTTCAACAAGGCCTTCGCCAAGGAATGGAAAACAAAAACCGGCGACGACGTCAAGGCGAAAGCATCGCATGGCGGCTCGGGAAAACAGGGGCGTGCAGTCATCGACGGCCTGGAAGCAGACGTGGTGACGCTGGCGCTAGCGTATGACATCGACGCCATTGCAGAACGCGGATTGCTCAACAAGGATTGGCAAAAACGTCTGCCGCACAACAGCTCGCCTTACACCTCGACCATCGTGTTCCTGGTACGCAAGGGTAATCCGAAAGGCATCAAGGACTGGAGCGATCTGGTCAAGCCGGGTGTAGCCGTCATCACACCGAATCCAAAAACATCGGGCGGTGCGCGCTGGAATCATCTGGCAGCCTGGCTGTATGCGCTGAAGCAACCGGGTGGCAGCGAAGCCACGGCAACCGAGTTCGTCAGCAAACTGTACAAGAACGTCCCGGTGCTGGATTCCGGCGCACGCGGATCCACCACCACTTTTGTTGAGCGCGGTATCGGCGACGTTTTGCTTGCATGGGAAAACGAAGCCATCCTGGCGATCAAGGAACTCGGCCCGGACAAGGTTGAAATCGTCGCACCTTCCGTCAGCATCCTGGCTGAACCGCCAGTGGCTGTAGTGGACAAGGTGGTCGATCGTCGCGGCACACGCAAGGTGGCTGAAGCCTATCTGCAATATCTGTACTCGACAGAAGGCCAGGAAATTGCAGCGCAAAATTACTATCGTCCCATCGATGAAAAAGTGGCGAAAAAATACGCCGGACAATTTCCGAAATTGAAGCTGTACACGATTGTCGATGTAGGTGGCTGGAGCAAGGCGCAGAAAGAGCATTTCTCTGACGGCGGTGTATTCGATAAAATCTATCAGCCAGGCAAGAAATAA
- a CDS encoding Cytochrome c2 (Evidence 2a : Function of homologous gene experimentally demonstrated in an other organism; PubMedId : 174109; Product type c : carrier) has product MQKKLLLALALSCAGYQAHAAGDVIAGKAAFAKCASCHQVGRSARGVFGPQLNGIVGRPAGATKDFKYSAAMMNSRIVWSEASLRAFLKSPNDVVPENKMRFFGIGNDRQIDDLLAYLSQYK; this is encoded by the coding sequence ATGCAGAAGAAACTATTACTGGCGCTCGCATTGAGTTGCGCTGGATACCAGGCTCATGCGGCAGGTGACGTGATCGCCGGCAAGGCGGCCTTTGCAAAATGCGCAAGCTGCCATCAGGTCGGACGATCTGCACGCGGCGTCTTTGGCCCGCAATTGAATGGCATCGTCGGCAGGCCTGCTGGTGCCACAAAGGATTTCAAATATTCAGCAGCGATGATGAATTCGCGCATCGTCTGGTCAGAAGCATCATTGCGTGCCTTTCTCAAGTCGCCGAACGATGTGGTGCCGGAAAATAAAATGCGCTTTTTTGGCATCGGGAATGACAGGCAGATTGATGATCTGCTCGCTTACTTAAGCCAGTACAAATAA
- a CDS encoding putative ABC-type Phosphonate transport systems, permease component PhnE (Evidence 3 : Function proposed based on presence of conserved amino acid motif, structural feature or limited homology; Product type pt : putative transporter), whose translation MKSAQQAMRRDLPQRPSMHWSTLTLLAGIVLLVFASFASLPLKLHEFFGADAVRTSIEFLRGFAPPELAPAFLQKIAGATFETLAMSAIGTLIAACFGILLGLPASGRFGVAARLLTRSILNVLRSIPELVWASVLLIAAGLGPFAGTLALALHTIGVLGRLFAEAFENCPSLPEETLRTNGAHPVAAFLYSTLPQCSPQMMSYTLYRWENNIRAAAILGVVGAGGLGQMLKYHLSLFQMQQAASVIVAMLLMVGVVDALSYLLRRMMTR comes from the coding sequence ATGAAGTCGGCACAGCAAGCGATGCGGCGGGACTTGCCGCAACGCCCTTCCATGCACTGGTCCACCTTGACACTGCTGGCCGGCATTGTGCTGCTGGTGTTTGCCAGCTTTGCTTCGCTGCCATTGAAGCTGCATGAATTTTTCGGTGCCGACGCTGTGCGTACCAGTATTGAATTCCTGCGTGGCTTTGCACCGCCCGAACTGGCGCCCGCTTTTCTGCAGAAAATCGCCGGCGCAACGTTCGAGACGCTGGCCATGTCTGCAATCGGCACACTCATCGCCGCATGCTTCGGAATCCTGCTTGGTTTGCCGGCCAGCGGACGTTTCGGTGTTGCCGCACGACTGCTTACGCGATCCATATTGAACGTGCTGCGCTCCATTCCCGAACTGGTCTGGGCTTCCGTTTTACTGATTGCTGCCGGCCTGGGCCCTTTTGCAGGAACACTGGCCCTGGCCCTGCATACCATCGGCGTGCTGGGACGCCTGTTTGCCGAAGCATTTGAAAACTGCCCATCCCTGCCGGAAGAAACCTTGCGCACGAATGGCGCTCATCCGGTCGCTGCCTTTCTCTATTCAACCCTGCCGCAATGCAGCCCGCAAATGATGTCTTACACGCTGTATCGCTGGGAAAACAATATCCGCGCCGCAGCGATTCTTGGTGTGGTGGGCGCGGGCGGCCTTGGCCAGATGCTGAAATACCATCTATCGCTATTCCAGATGCAGCAAGCTGCCAGCGTCATCGTCGCCATGCTGCTGATGGTAGGCGTAGTCGACGCCCTCAGCTATCTGCTCAGACGGATGATGACCCGGTAA
- a CDS encoding putative ABC-type Phosphonate transport systems, permease component PhnE (Evidence 3 : Function proposed based on presence of conserved amino acid motif, structural feature or limited homology; Product type pt : putative transporter), whose product MPTTPLVSKAGRDPAWRGRVLGCAVLILILWPMLIQAEFKPWILFDAQSLQATWNFVSGFFPPAHSAEFLQMVLRASWETVAMATAGMTLALLGAIPLTLLATDRLSISRLGSGRVSALASILRNAIRWLLILLRSVPELVWALLLVRIVGLGPTAGVIAIALTYCGMLGKVYADILESSDASACNTLLQNGSGRLGAFLYGALPESASELVSYTVYRWECAIRGSVVMGFVGAGGLGQRMDESIKMMAGDELATMLIVFILLVAAADGVSAMLRRRLS is encoded by the coding sequence ATGCCGACCACCCCACTCGTCAGCAAAGCCGGGCGCGATCCTGCATGGCGTGGGCGCGTCCTGGGCTGCGCAGTACTCATCCTGATTCTATGGCCGATGCTGATACAGGCCGAGTTCAAACCCTGGATCCTGTTCGACGCCCAAAGCCTGCAGGCCACATGGAATTTCGTGTCCGGTTTTTTCCCGCCTGCGCATTCGGCAGAATTCCTGCAAATGGTTTTGCGCGCAAGCTGGGAAACCGTGGCAATGGCGACTGCCGGCATGACGCTGGCGCTGCTCGGCGCGATTCCGCTGACGCTGCTGGCGACCGACCGTTTATCGATCTCGCGCCTGGGCAGCGGACGTGTCTCGGCGCTCGCATCGATATTGCGCAACGCCATACGCTGGCTGCTGATCCTGTTGCGCAGCGTGCCCGAGCTGGTCTGGGCATTGCTGCTGGTGCGTATTGTCGGCCTTGGCCCGACAGCCGGCGTGATCGCCATCGCGCTGACTTATTGCGGCATGCTGGGAAAAGTGTATGCCGACATTCTCGAGTCATCCGATGCCAGCGCATGCAATACGCTGTTGCAAAATGGCAGCGGTCGTCTCGGCGCCTTTTTATACGGCGCATTGCCGGAGTCTGCTTCGGAACTGGTGTCCTATACGGTCTATCGCTGGGAGTGTGCGATACGCGGCTCGGTGGTGATGGGTTTTGTCGGCGCAGGCGGACTTGGCCAGCGCATGGACGAATCCATCAAGATGATGGCGGGCGACGAACTGGCAACCATGCTGATCGTATTCATTCTGCTGGTGGCGGCAGCGGACGGCGTATCGGCCATGCTGCGCAGGAGGCTCTCATGA
- a CDS encoding putative ABC-type phosphonate transport system, ATPase component PhnC (Evidence 3 : Function proposed based on presence of conserved amino acid motif, structural feature or limited homology; Product type pt : putative transporter): MTFLLNSISAHHSGAAKSSFALRDLTLSIAQGEQIALIGPSGAGKTSLLHTLACALKPVQGEMQMFGNNPWQLDSAERHRMRARLFLAPQTPPLPPRQRVVNAVLAGALPQWSVWQAIRSLIKPVAADAAYRALMPFNLQDKLYARVDRLSGGERQRCGMARALISSAEAFLVDEPLSALDPTLALQTLKVLQQEAQQRHATLVCSLHQVELARANFPRIIGLRDGRIVFDAASADISDAMIAALYQNSNDDSAGSIAAESAAIDPMPRC, encoded by the coding sequence ATGACATTTCTTCTCAACTCAATCAGCGCACACCACAGTGGCGCGGCCAAGTCATCCTTTGCCCTGCGCGATCTGACGCTGTCGATCGCGCAAGGCGAACAGATCGCATTGATCGGCCCATCGGGAGCGGGTAAAACCAGCCTGCTGCATACGCTCGCCTGTGCGTTGAAACCGGTGCAAGGCGAGATGCAGATGTTCGGCAACAATCCCTGGCAGCTCGACAGTGCCGAGCGGCACCGGATGCGTGCGCGTCTGTTCCTCGCACCACAAACACCGCCGCTGCCGCCGCGCCAGCGCGTCGTGAATGCGGTCCTGGCCGGTGCGCTGCCGCAATGGAGCGTATGGCAGGCGATACGTTCGCTGATCAAGCCGGTCGCGGCTGACGCTGCCTATCGGGCATTGATGCCTTTCAATCTGCAAGACAAGCTGTATGCACGGGTGGATCGCCTGTCCGGCGGCGAGCGCCAGCGCTGCGGCATGGCGCGCGCACTCATCTCCAGTGCGGAAGCCTTTCTGGTCGATGAACCGCTTTCCGCGCTCGACCCGACCCTCGCATTGCAAACCCTGAAAGTCTTGCAGCAGGAAGCGCAACAGCGTCATGCGACGCTGGTATGCAGCCTGCATCAGGTGGAGCTGGCACGCGCAAATTTCCCGCGTATTATCGGCTTGCGTGACGGCCGCATCGTGTTCGATGCAGCAAGCGCCGATATAAGCGACGCGATGATCGCCGCGCTGTACCAGAACAGTAATGACGATAGTGCCGGGAGTATCGCAGCAGAGAGCGCTGCCATCGATCCCATGCCACGTTGCTGA
- a CDS encoding putative ABC-type phosphonate transport system, periplasmic component PhnD (Evidence 3 : Function proposed based on presence of conserved amino acid motif, structural feature or limited homology; Product type pt : putative transporter), with translation MIRYSVSQFRALMAAALATLAMSSPVHAQQVLRVSAIPDEAPTELQRKFKPLGNYLEQKLGMKVEFTPVTDYAASVEGLINNKLDMVWFGGFTFVQANVRSGGKIIPLVQREEDEKFKSVFITTDKSITKLGDLKGKNFSFGSESSTSGHLMPRSYLLAAKINPDTDMKRVAFSGAHDATVAAVSGGKVDAGVLNISVWEKLVAAGKVNPQQVRVFYTTPGYYDYNWSVRSDMNPVVRKKLSDAFLALDANNPQDKEILELQRATRFIPTKAENYAAIETAARNAGLLK, from the coding sequence ATGATTCGCTACTCCGTTTCGCAATTCCGCGCCTTGATGGCAGCCGCCCTGGCAACACTGGCGATGAGCAGCCCTGTTCATGCGCAGCAAGTATTGCGCGTATCCGCCATTCCCGATGAAGCACCAACCGAATTGCAGCGCAAGTTCAAACCGCTTGGTAACTATCTTGAGCAAAAGCTCGGCATGAAGGTTGAATTTACGCCAGTGACGGACTATGCCGCTTCAGTCGAAGGCTTGATCAACAACAAGCTCGACATGGTCTGGTTCGGCGGCTTTACCTTTGTGCAGGCAAATGTACGCAGCGGCGGCAAGATCATTCCCTTGGTGCAGCGTGAAGAAGATGAAAAATTCAAATCGGTATTTATCACCACCGATAAATCCATCACCAAGCTGGGCGACCTGAAAGGCAAGAATTTCAGCTTCGGTTCGGAATCGTCCACCTCCGGCCACTTGATGCCACGCTCCTATTTGCTGGCTGCAAAAATCAATCCTGATACCGACATGAAGCGCGTTGCGTTCTCTGGCGCACACGATGCCACGGTCGCCGCAGTTTCCGGTGGCAAGGTTGATGCAGGCGTCCTGAATATTTCGGTATGGGAAAAGCTGGTCGCTGCCGGCAAGGTCAACCCGCAGCAGGTACGCGTGTTCTATACGACGCCCGGCTATTACGATTACAACTGGAGCGTGCGCTCGGACATGAATCCTGTGGTGCGCAAGAAATTGAGCGATGCGTTCCTGGCACTGGACGCCAACAATCCGCAGGACAAGGAAATTCTGGAACTGCAACGTGCCACACGTTTCATTCCAACCAAAGCCGAAAATTACGCTGCCATCGAAACTGCTGCACGCAACGCCGGCCTGCTGAAATAA
- the selD gene encoding Selenide, water dikinase (Selenophosphate synthetase) (Selenium donor protein) (Evidence 2a : Function of homologous gene experimentally demonstrated in an other organism; PubMedId : 90138866, 91317715, 92406923, 2553698, 8262938, 8144648; Product type e : enzyme), with protein sequence MTTETPPIIRLTEFSHGGGCGCKIAPGVLSQILKSTGGFPLPKELLVGIETSDDAAVYRLNDEQALIATTDFFMPIVDDPYDFGRIAATNAISDVYAMGGTPIMALALVGMPVGKLPLETIGLILKGGEAICAEAGIPIAGGHTIDSVEPIYGLVVMGLVHPSHIKRNASARAGDQLILGKPIGVGVLSAALKKNLLDAAGYASMIANTTKLNTPGKALAQLAGVHALTDVTGFGVLGHLLELARGAGLSAQLDMSLIPLLPQVRQLAELGCITGASGRNWQGYGHEVTLAPSISPLQQALLTDPQTAGGLLVSCAPDAVEQVLQLFRKDGFAEAAVIGEMRAGKPGVEVR encoded by the coding sequence ATGACGACAGAAACACCACCCATCATCAGACTGACCGAATTCTCGCACGGCGGCGGCTGCGGCTGCAAAATTGCGCCTGGCGTGCTCTCGCAGATACTGAAAAGTACAGGCGGCTTTCCCCTGCCGAAAGAATTATTGGTCGGCATAGAAACCTCCGATGATGCGGCCGTCTACCGGCTCAACGACGAACAGGCGCTGATTGCCACCACAGACTTTTTCATGCCCATCGTCGATGATCCTTACGACTTCGGCCGGATTGCCGCCACCAATGCCATTTCAGACGTGTATGCGATGGGCGGCACCCCGATCATGGCGCTCGCACTGGTCGGCATGCCGGTCGGAAAATTACCGCTGGAAACGATAGGCCTGATACTGAAAGGCGGCGAAGCTATCTGTGCAGAGGCAGGGATTCCGATTGCCGGCGGCCATACGATCGATTCCGTCGAACCGATTTACGGCCTGGTTGTGATGGGGCTTGTGCACCCGTCGCATATCAAGCGCAATGCCAGTGCGCGTGCCGGCGACCAACTGATCCTGGGTAAACCGATAGGAGTCGGCGTACTGTCAGCGGCATTGAAGAAAAACCTGCTGGATGCAGCCGGTTACGCATCCATGATCGCCAACACGACCAAACTCAATACGCCCGGCAAGGCGCTGGCGCAACTCGCTGGCGTGCATGCGCTGACCGATGTCACCGGTTTTGGCGTACTCGGACATTTGCTGGAACTGGCGCGTGGCGCCGGGCTATCTGCCCAACTGGATATGTCCCTGATTCCGCTCTTGCCGCAAGTGCGGCAATTGGCCGAACTGGGATGCATCACCGGCGCGTCCGGAAGAAACTGGCAGGGTTACGGTCACGAAGTGACATTGGCGCCTTCCATCAGCCCGCTACAGCAGGCGCTGCTGACCGATCCGCAAACTGCCGGCGGACTGCTGGTGTCATGCGCACCGGACGCCGTCGAACAGGTATTGCAATTATTCAGAAAAGACGGCTTTGCCGAGGCCGCCGTGATCGGTGAAATGCGCGCGGGGAAACCCGGCGTTGAGGTGAGATAG